The genomic interval TTGCTGGGACTCAGACACACAAAGCATAATCTGCAAAACATACTCATAACAGTATCATACATTACTTTATTCAAATATCATCAAACTGTTGAAGCACATCATAACCCATGCCATTTTCTCTGTAAGATCCTAGCACAATGACCAAACTACTGACACGCCCACTTTTAGGTATTACAGCTTTTTTGAGAAAGTTCAATTAACATTTGCCTTCTCTGCGCATAAAATTTGGTGAAAGATATTTAAATCTGAATCGTGTCTACTTTGAGGCTACCACGCAAGTACTTGTCAGTGTACCAGACTCCCATAACAAAAAGCTTTGCGACTgtacaaaatcaataatgcattataatcaatgaaatcaatCGTTAAAATTGGTTttacgatcaattgctaagctcTGTGATACAGGACCCAAGAGTAAAATATGAATACAGATGAAATCATTTGTTGTGAGCTTAAGTTAATGCAACTTCAAATCTGGTTTAGAGCAACAGGTGGTAGCTGTTCCACAATACCCTTTACATGATACAGATTCATCACAAATAAACCTGTTTTAATTGCATTCCAGATATGGACACAAGTTACTCCATTCTTGATGGACAAATAAATCTGAAATGTATTTACAGCATATCATTTGGTATTGACCTCTCCCTTTAAAGTCTTTCTTCACTGTCATTTCTGGTCAACACTAGATATGGGCTCTGCAACATAAAGAGATCAATCtcacaatcaatcgtaactgttAAGCACATGGTTTGCCATCAATACCAATCAAAAGATAAGgtccctgtttcataaaacattcAATCAATTGTGCAAGTAAAGGTAACTGTACACCAATCGCAAACCAGGTACAAGGGTTACAACCGATTGTAAGCACATGTACAATGGCATCTCCGTATGatataccaggggcccgtttcataaagagttccAACTATTTCAACTTTGCAATTaaggcaactaccatggtaacagtccccagcagccaatcacaatcaaggttaccatggtagttgcaataatggcaaagttaccacgATTGTAAGTGTTTATGAAATGGGCACCAGTAGTTGCTACAGTCCACTGCAACTGCTAATATCTGAATATATCTTTATAGTATTTTATACAATTCAAATACGGTGTCCCTCATTTATCCGACTTCTCTTCTGTCTTGCCCTCTTCCAGTTGCTCTGGCGCTGGCTCTCTGTGATTAGGGAAGGACTCCCAGGGGCTTGATAGGTCAAACTTGCGGAATTCTTGAGTCATCTCAAGAGGCTCTGCAACAACCCTCTTCAGTTCATCATCATATCGAACCTATAGTACAAGTTAATGAGAGTGCAACATGAATGCTCGTAACATGCTAAAGCCGTCACCTGACACCGTATATATAGCATATTAaagaggtgattttttttttgcttcaaatTTAATGACTACCCTTAGACAAAATTAAacataaagattatttttagcAGATACAGTGACAACAATGATCTTTGACCTCATGACCCTacatattattataaattttcagTTCGACATGCATTAATGGGCAAGTtctaatttttctctgttgaaTGGCTTCCAAGTTACAATGAGAACCACTAATTTTATGTATCATATAAAATGACCTGTATTACAATGTGACCTTTGAGCTGTGGTGGATTTGGGATAATGCAATAACTGTGTGGGAGAATGCTGGCCAGCTTTAATGTAATTCAGCTTTTCATgataggacttgtcggacgttttatccgacaagtcctgttttatccgacagttaccatagtaacagtgcctcacagccaatcaaaatcaaggaaagatgtcagatctgacaacttgtcggacaaacatcttgatgaaacgctccccaggaggACATTTTGCTGTATACAACTGAAGTACCTCAAAAACTATTTCCCATATGTGGTAAAGCTAAACCCGACCTAATTATAACAACCATGACAGTTTGGAGAGTAGAAAACAATCACctaatttatataataataaaattctaCTTCATTCAACAAAAATGTGAATTGAAGACCGAGTTGAAGTGACTTTTCTATGACCCTCACTCTACCCCCAACCCTAATCCTGAGCCAGTTGTCATTAGTGCTGGTCGATATTTGGTTTCAATGTTAGCCAATTATCGCCAGCAAATTATCACTGATGACACGATATATCACCAAGTCAGAAAATCTATTGTATATGTTCATTATGAGCTGCAATTCTGAGAGAGCACAGAAaggagaaatgaaagaaaatcttTCATTGGCGCTATTCcatgaaaagcagacatttggGTACCAACTTACAAAGTTCTAAGTTATTTAAAGCAATACAAAGCAGCATTTATGGTCAATGGTTAATAGTGCTTAAATTTTCATAATCGACAAAATTTTTTCTCATACCACCTTACCgcaatatatcaacaatcatAATACCATTCacaaaattttcaatataaCGTAGTTTCAATATCTcatgattttgataatattgcAATATCGCCTAGCACTACTTGTCATGCAGTAAAAAAACTGTTTTGGGGCAATCCATGACAAATGTACATCCAACCATTAGCATGTGAGACCTTCCTGACATGATTTGTCTCTATTTTGTTCATATAAAAGGTTGTATTGCTAATCATCATCATGGCTTCAGTAATTCACAAAGTGAAGTAAGAATGGGGTAATTGGGGGTTGGGCGTACAAAAAGTTTATTAGTCAGGAGGTACTGGGACATATCACAAGCTATCAGAGGTTTTCTGACCTTGCGGGTGAATACTTACCTCTACAAATCCACTGAGAGGGAAATCTTTCCTGAGAGGGTGGCCCTCAAAGCCGTAGTCGGTAAGGATTCGTCTCAAATCAGGATGGTTGGCAAAGAATACACCGTACATGTCCcaaacctgaaaaaaaaaaaggtttgataaaataaacataatggcccgtattctgatagcaggtttaacttaaaccctggtttaaagttgtggtttaagtatggagagccaattggggcacaaatccttaacagtacacatccaatttattaattcatttgactTTCAAATTGTTTGGGAATGATTACAGaggtatttttcttcattatgaaagtaaaaggaaacaaaatagtaaacataagaaatgtacaatataaacagaatttttggcttcccataagtttagtacagagttagaccatggtctaagttaaacctgacttcagaatatgggcctattTGTTTAACTTCCACTAAGGGAAATATTTCCCTACGGAGGGTGACCCTCAAAGCCATAGTCAGTAAGGATCAGACTTAAGTGGTTGACAAAGCATACATCgtacataaaaatattttaattcgTCATAATGTGAGTCTATCTGGTCGGTCTCCTAGTGCCTGCCTGATGCCATCACATACCAGTGCACTTCTCACCAACTGGTGCAATGatcaaataaaaggggaaaaaataaataaatgctatgaaaaaaattgaatttcattaCTTCTACCAAGGCTTTCACACAGTATCAACTTTAAAACCTCATAGAAAATGAACTAAGGATAATTAGTGCAACAGGTTTCCTGCTCAAACAGATCAATGTCTCTAAGGTTTTGCACTGGCCATcgtattgtttaaaaaaaaaaaaatcaaaattctgaTCCAAAATATGTGGAAGGAGTGCCTTATTGGGTggtttcaagttcagtgttaacctcttggtgttggtgttaggtcaatatttacatgagtataacaccaaacatataatgaagatggtcctgaaaagtccATCAATAGGTGTTGAGCTGTCAATATTgtgatttggattatttttttcaactcagaataggttttggagctaggaaATGCAATCCAAAAtgtgcttccaacaccaacactgaacttgaaatcacccattgttaGCTCGCAGCAGGAGCACAATAGGAAGTCAAGTTGGTAAACAATTTTAAATGTTGCCTACATGTTGCAAGTTcatcacaaaaaaataaaaacattggtaCCTGACAGAAAACACACCAGGGCCCCCGCAGATTTTAAAGAACAGTTCTAATTGGTTCCTcttcagtctactgagcaaaatctGCTTGGAACGGTAATcctgataggccatttcatttagccattattcgctaacctttgtgtcatTGGGCTCAGATGGATAGATCTCACAATGCAACATCAAGATGAATGCATATTCAGTATTCATTGTATCACTGATTGCATTTTACTAATAgccccaaaatgacctttgacttttgaCCTACCTCTCTCTCCAGCCAATCAGCTCCTTTGAAGACAGGTACTAATGAATCTACGGCACTCAGTTCATCTGTATAGGTCTTGATACGAATACGTTCATTGTATCGGAGAGAAAGGAAATTGTACACCAACTGTGGAAGTAGAGGACAATTCAAAACCAAATTTaatacagaataaaatgtatGTGACAGACTAGAAATCATCATTAATCACAATAACAAAGGTCTCTTAAATATGACAAATAAAGTCATGTTTAAATCCTGTCAATCTCACAACTAAATCTATGattgattaaaatttcattgattttgcaCATAAAAAGCTGATATGAATTTAATAGTAATAGCTTCACATCAACTTTATCTGTTCATGAATAGGTTGCATTTGCagcaagatacatgtatagatcACAATGAATAGCTAACTTTAATATCATTTAGAAACAAGTTTTTTAAAATGGATAATTTTCATAAAGGTAACATTTGCTGTAATACAAGTCTAATTGACTCACTTTCATAAAAATAGCAGACAATTAAACAAAAGCTTTAAAGGCATTAGCTAGCTCTCTAATATAACCCCTACTGCAGCTCAGCTGCAACAGAGGAGCTAAAGCATTCAAGTGATAAATTCCAACGAGTATAGCTTTATTTCTTTCACTGGGGTCAAGTGCAGCAAAACATGGATGAAATTGATCCATGAAAttcttgcagaaggaaattAAACACCTGGGTCTCCTAACACTGATTGTGGGgctgatttttacgattgatcttACACAATAATCAACgcaaccaattcaagaaatcaACCCCACGATCAATCGCTACACTTATGTTATGGGGCACAAGAGCAGGATCAAAACTGATTGAAAATCTGATTGAAAGACTCGGGTCAAAAGCACTACACCAGTGACCATGCGGCTTCCAATggaaaatcaatcaatatagGAAGGGCAAAGTGCGAAGTATTACCTCAAAGCGATGAGACCTTGTGGGTACATCAATGGCTGTGATGTCAATGAGTGACTTGAACTGTGCATTATGATGATCCCTGAGGAAGGTTATGACTGGAATGATGCCTTCGGGATGGATCATCACCTCCAGTTCATTACCATAGGTCACCTGGACTTCCTGGACATACTTGGGGAGGCAGTCTGCCACGTAGTTGCCAAACTCTACCAGTCTCCCCTTCTGGAGTTCATCCCGAGGCCGTACTGTGGCTGAAGAGATCAAGTACATATGTGACACACATTATGATGTCATAAACCTACATGAGTTATTAAACACATTTGCAGatcccttttcaatgaaattagcTTGAGAAATGATACTAAAAAGTTTTCTTTCatcaattataatgtaaattattgaaaaggtgttttgaaatggattttaatgcaatCTTTAAAGGATTATGACACCactgacatctggattcattaattggagtcatgccttactttggcgcaaatcaaaatttacatcactgcaaagaatacctcctgatctTCCAAgttaatatacaaatagcgaatagagcgcctctttctttcaccgaatgcgaaatctcgcaccattgcactaaataagaatatttgctatttgtgttgtacaatggctcggaatttagcgaaaatatgaaaaaacaagagtttttccatgcagtaatctatgaaaagggagcaaaaatatggaaatcgaaaagcaaaatcccacaagcgcacatgaccttggacagcattgcgcatttagccagcaggttTATACGCAcattgcaccttcatttttactcagcgcaatgaattaaatcgtattgtgacgtcacctaaAGTCGTGCaatggtacattttggatggtacgtcttgtgTGCGACAGTAataaatgtttgacattcagcctcccatttgcttgagtacaacaagctaagtaggcattGTCCAACACATACTACATTAATATGGTaccaaattatttgggagaaaataCTCTTTCAGGCTAAATATAATAATCATGCTTTTATGACATATTCCttccttaaattggggattagagaggtgtcaagt from Lytechinus pictus isolate F3 Inbred chromosome 2, Lp3.0, whole genome shotgun sequence carries:
- the LOC129277263 gene encoding NADH dehydrogenase [ubiquinone] iron-sulfur protein 3, mitochondrial-like, with protein sequence MASLLSRCTNSLRNLSISHGKLLAQNGARSLCSSTNKPTVRPRDELQKGRLVEFGNYVADCLPKYVQEVQVTYGNELEVMIHPEGIIPVITFLRDHHNAQFKSLIDITAIDVPTRSHRFELVYNFLSLRYNERIRIKTYTDELSAVDSLVPVFKGADWLEREVWDMYGVFFANHPDLRRILTDYGFEGHPLRKDFPLSGFVEVRYDDELKRVVAEPLEMTQEFRKFDLSSPWESFPNHREPAPEQLEEGKTEEKSDK